In Benincasa hispida cultivar B227 chromosome 8, ASM972705v1, whole genome shotgun sequence, the sequence TTGAAATGCTTGAATGGAAGAGACGACACGACTCGAACATCAGCTCGTAACGTCTTCTTGAAATGTTTGATATCAAAAATGTCCGAGAATTTACTGCAGAATTAGCAAAACCCATTTCTAAAAACATcccaaaaaatgaaaagaaatgaaCTAAAcagagaagggaaaaaaagaatcACTACCTTTCATCTTTCCATATGAGATTAACCTTCAAAACAGGGACAATCAAAGCAGCTTCAAGAATTCTTGCAATCACAACAGCATCAGCAATTTGATTCTTCTGCTGATTCAATCCACCCGAAACCATCACCATCAAGAATCTCCTCTTCTCTTTAGAGATCTTAGCAGATGCCTTCCTATATTCAAAGCTGAAATCAAGGCAAGGCCTATAGCCTTCTCCATCAGGTTGTTTCCAAAACTCTGTTTCTTCATCAGAGAGATTGGAAGAAACTCCATGGGCTGGCAATGGAACCACTACACTGGTTGACAACTTGGGCAAATTCTGGTTGGCTGAAGAAGCCACtggagagagaagagagaggaGAAGGCGAGACTGAGAAGAGGAAGACATTGAAGGGAAGGAAATTGAGGATTTGAGAGAACAGGGGTCTGCATAAAATGGGGATGAATGAAGGAAATTGATGGTGGAGATTCCCAAGAAAACAAGAGAAGTAAGGAgggagagaaagaagagagagagataagGGTTTAGAGTTCTGGGGAATTTCTTGGGGGAGAAGAAGGAAGCAAGAATGGTGAGTGATAGCAAATCAAAGAATGGTGGTGGGTTTAGAGTTGAGAAGGAGTTTCTGCTGTTTCTTGGTCTGGTCATGGCGGAATGTTTCATTTTCTCTGTAATTCTGCGAGtcttgcaagaagaagaaagaaggaggAGGAGGTTGAAATGTAGATTATGAGAAATggggttttgaatttgagattaaaattGGACATTAAAGGGTGTTGAAGGATGACCGTTTTTCCAGTTGAGGGATGGCCTTTTGAATCTGGCGGCAAAAAAAGCTCCAACTGAGAATCAATCTTTTACCATTTTATTCGATCATTGAATTTATCTCAACCGTTGTCTACTAagagaatttatcattattttctcagaattttggttattttgtttACATGTAAATCATCTCAACCGTTGTCTACTAagagaatttatcattattttctcagaattttggttattttgtttGTATGTAAATCATGTTAGATGAAAGTCCATTCTCGAGCGTGTAACTTGCATAACTAAAcctttgtttttagtttaattatataaaagatgAAAGTTTGAACAttttaccttacagatatgtaacatcttcaattaattcaaagttaatactaacaTAGCATCCATTAATGATAGTTCTTATGGTTACATTAATTAAAACCTTTTAACAACATATGTATGAGAACTGTTGAGGATATGGGATGATTGCATAGGATTAATTAGACTAAGCTTATGATTGATAATTTTCCTGATTGTGTAAAGAGCATTAGTCAAGGCCGCAATGGTATCCATCAAAGCTAAAGATAGCATGAGTGTGAAATCAACTTCAATAGCTTGAAATAATCACATGGATGTGGTTGTACACCTCGACTTTTCTATCCaatatataatgtatatgaaaaTAGAGTGATTCTGAGTTTTAACTTCTAGATCAAATAGAGTTTCTACAATGATCGTGTAGGACGATGGGCCACGAACACATCTATTCTTTTCCAGTGATATGAAAGTGCCACTTACCAAAAAAAATGATATCTTTATTCCATTCAAAAGCTATTTCGatcttgttttcattttatgtttcCCCAGTATTGGAAGATGTCTGTAGTACCACAATTAGtttaaaacatacataaatCTTTTCATTTGATTTCATCACCTGCCCAACTATAACAATGGATAGAATTCAAGAAGCAATTCATCTAACTCAATCATTTCATCTGCCACATTACAGAAGGCAAATCTCTTCAACAAACATAATACTaagaacaaaaagaaagaaagaaaaaagttcAATCAGAGAATGGTCAACTTTTGTCcaggaaaatattttatttctaatgattTTCGACTCATTCAAAGCCCTCAAAAAGTTCGATAATAGCAGCCGGAAAATGGAAGTtcaaaaaatggaaaacaaaTGAGAATGATTATCAGACAATTCAACAGTAAAAGGACTAAAAAGTAGTAAAACTAACTAGGGGCTCAGGAGGTTCGTTTTCCCCTTGCAAATGAACTCATTCGTTCTTTCTATGATGAGAGAACTTTCTGAACCTCAGCTGTAACTTCTTTTGGAGGCTTCTCCGCATGCAGATTAGCAACAATACCCTTTTTAGCATAATACTCAATCACCTGCAATGCCACAACATTTTAGAAACATGAAGGCACACTCAACGTCTTCTAATCACTGCTTAGAATTATTTTTccataaaagaaaaagggaggGGTGAAAAATCCCACTTGTACAATAGAGAATGGACGTTTAGTGTCTACCATCTGCTTTGCTATCACAAACTAAAGcagagaataaaagaaaaaggggaGAAAAAACCCCACTTGTACAATAGAGAATGGATGTATAGTGTCTACCGTCTGCTTTCCTATCACAAACTAAATAACTGACCCTTGCCCAACCCCACAGGACAGCATATATTATGTAGGACAAAAGAAGGCACATTTTTTCCCCATTTCGAATTgactttttttatattttcttgtcTCCATGAGTTTCTGGAAAGCTTACACATGCAATGACTAACCTCACAGAACAACCCACCTGaccctacaacatttgggtGTCAAAAAAACTcataggatattaaatcctaggtaAGTGACCACCATGGATAGAACCATGTTCCTTCTTACCGCTTTATCAAACCCAAACCTTTTTATTTACCACTAGGCCAACTCATGATGGTTCATCCTCATTGAATAGATGAAAGGAAAACATAAAGCAACCATACCGGCTCAGTTTGCTTGTGAAATGCCTCCAGGCGTGACTTCAATACAGCAGCAGTATCATCTTTGCGTTGAATCAAAGGCTCTCCAGTTGCCTTGAACACAAAATAAGAGGGTAATTAATTTTTGCTGCAGCTCATTAAAGCACATATATGGTTGTTGGGGTGAAATATCAACTTCTATTTTATTTCTAGATAAAGATAAGTTGTGTGAATTCTCTTACATCGTCCACACCAGGAGTCTTTGGAGGAGCGAATTTTGTGTGGTAACTTCTGCCACTGGATGGGTGAATCCATCGTCCAGTGATTCTCTCCTCCAAAATTGCATCATCAATAGCAAAGTTGAGTACCTTATCAACTTTCACTCCTTGCTTCTCGAGCACCTCATCAAGCTGCAATGGAGTAATTCAAAAACATAATACTTGCGTATGGACTTAAAATTATACAAGCAGAGAAAATGGAACATACAAAGATCCAACGATTCTCTCACCTTCTGCGCTTGGACTACAGTTCTTGGAAATCCATCAAGAATGAAGCCTTTCTGACATGAAGGTTTCTTCATTGCTTCATCAATGATGCCAACGACCAAGTCATCAGACACAAGTTCACCCTACAATATAGAAATTTTAAGAACTTCAACGAGATAGCAAAGATAAAATTAGTATGGAGCATGGAAAAGAAACTAATAGCAGAAAGCATGAGGAAAAATCTACCTTGTCCATAGCCTCTTTAGCCTTGACACCAAGAGGAGTTTTAGCAGCAACAGCAGCTCTTAACATATCACCAGTAGCCAAGTGGCACAAGCAGTAATCATCCTTGATGATTGGTGATTGAGTCCCCTTACCTGATCCAGGTGGACCTGCAACACACCAGATATTCATAACTATCATAAATTACGACATACCAAATAATGCAATGAAAATCAGTTGACCAGTGTCACAAGCACTCCAAACAGAATAGTATTACAAATATAGAGAAACTAGAATTCTATCCCACTAGATGTCTTTGCATTATTAGATGTATTCGTAAGCACAAGATTAACCCCTTTCTGCATCAGCCTCTCAGCTAGATTCCTTAATCCATTTTTTCCCAACAACCAAGGACGAAGGAAAATATTCATATTTAATCAGTTCAAACACTTTTAAGTCCTTAGCAGTTAGCACAGATTTCCAAGGAATAATTAGAAATCAGAAACGGTCGCTCGGTAACATCCAGTATTCTTAAAGTTTGACAAACCATTATGCATTAATTCAAGAAATTATATCATAATCCATCATACTTGTGTGTTCGCAATGTGCAAACAAATATGGTAGCGGCAGGCGGCAGCTCATAAACTCTTAGTTGATTTGCTTTTTTCCCCTAAAAAATTTGTTATTCCATATTGAAAACGATAAGATAATATACAAAAATAACACAGTAATAATTTTCCCTCGGACAGAAACAATCTGTTCGTAAGTGAACATCGTCGAAGAGAACACAAAGGAAAGTAAGTTCCCATTTCACTTAAATCTCCTCAAAACGTAAAATCCTTAGTGGGATCCAAGTTAAAACATTACCCTTTTACTCGAAATGGGAATTTCAAAAGCACCTAAACCCATCATTCATGATAAAAGTAACTTGAAAAAAAGAGCTAAACTCCAGATGTAGAGTCTAACCCTAACAAtttgaaagagagaaaaacaggATACAAGAGGCATAGATGCAAACCCTGGCCGCTTTACATCCATCTAACGCCCCAAAACCTCAAGATTACCGCAAATTGACCCAGAACAAGCAAATACAAAGCCAGAAATCTAAGTATAAGAGCATAAAAACGGAAAGTCCGGTAAGATTACCAATGAGAATGAGACGCTTGTCGGGCTTTGAGGAGCACTTCATGCGGCGGAGAAGCTCCGTCATGAGATCGACGGAGGGCACGTCTTCCAAGGCCACTGCTGCCGAATTGGCCGCCATTGTTGCTCTGCTccgaagcttttttttttttttttttttttgaatttttttttgaatttttttgtgcttttctttttgtttttgtgtcTTCTTAACGGATTTTCCAAAAGAGGTTGGTCTAGGGGAGAGAACCCTAAAGGCCAAATTAAAGCAATACGATACTTTTAACTCAAGCATCGGTCGACGGTCATTACCAACTATTCTCCAAAATGACAGTTATGCCCCTTGACTTTGACTCCTTATTTTGTTgggaaaaaaaacaactttttcttttagtaCCGAGAAAAACAACTCCTTTAACCTGACATATTTCAACATAATTTCACTTCTatctaaaagtaaaaaataaaaaacaaaaaacaaaaaataactaATTATAGGAAAGAAATACGTTTTTTTATTACGAGATAGACGGTAGACTAATGTCCCTTTTTATTTGAGTAATGCTTGAGTTTGTTTTTCCTTTGTCATCGAAAGATTTAAAAAAGATAGATGTAGTTTaagatatattaaatttttttaattaaaatgataGTTACGTCCTTTTTTATgcttaatataatttttatttgatccaTAACGTCTCATTATTATATATCTTAATCTTTATTTAACTAAAACTTTGTAGTAAGAGGTCAAGATTATGAAGTGTATCACAATTACTAAAATCAATACTCATATTCATGGatcttaattaatattttaactcacttcattttttgaaaaaaaaaaaaatcagtcttaatcttatttttttagtcttaaattttgaataatattctattttgatccttaaatttttaaaaatattcgttttaattcttaaattttgaatattgttttattttgatccgtaaattgattaaaatgaacaatttaatctttgaacttttagaAAGTGCTTATTTTAGTCCTTGATATATTAAGGTTTTGTTAACTCTTTAACAAAATGGCGAGTTgatttatattttcttataaCTAGGCTACCAAAAAAGTTAGTTATGCTAAAAAATCtagagttttaattttgaataacgtGGCGAAGCGAAAGAATTGAAAACACGATTTTATTTTGATGTGTTGGTTGTTGTCATTTTACTCCACCTTCGTTTTGCTCAATATATCTAGAGTCTGGTCACTCAAAAATACAAGTtccattacatttaatttgaatagtaGAGACTAAAATAAACGCTTTTGAGACTAAAACGAATATTTACGAAAATTTAAGGTTCAAAATAGAACCagattcaaaattcataaagtatgatttaaacctaaaaatttactgtatatcaaaatttatttattatattcctCAAATAACTTgcaataaagagtttatattATCGTCACCAAAATTCATCCATTTGAATAATTATAGAATGAAGActattattctttttaaaaaatacattaacattattcttttttaaaaaatacattaacATTAAGATTAGAGGTTCGAAATCTCAATCCATATATGGTtaaactaacaaaaaaaaaaatcaatgaattCAAATCATAActtcatttgaaaatttagtccctaaatttttgtGTATGTATCTATTTGGTcctttaaacttttgaaattacaaatgtagtctctaaacttttaaacaaATCTACTAGAAACACAAAACTGAAAACATAAAGTCTCATTAGATATAAAAGTGAAATTTATATCTATCAAagcaattaatttttaaaggtTTTGAATTTATCAATGATCTATTAGCTattaatttgaaagtttaggaattAATTTAACTCAAactttaaaaagattaaacttagaatcATTAATGGTAAATGCTAAGGTGGGTGGGTAGGTAGCCCTTTGGGTTGAGtggttttcattttatatatactGTGTCTATGGGGTTTGTTGGTGAGAATAGGAAGCAGACAACTCCAAACATGTACCTACCAAGTAAGCTTGCATAATGAAAGGAgaccaaaaaagaaaaggacAAAAGTAGATCTTCAAAAATACTTACATGCTCTCTGCATTGTATCTATCTCTGTACAGCTTAGATAGTTGTCCAAATAAATTCACATagtaatttttgtttatttaaaaaaatggtttttttttaaatttttttctctatgtgttaaaaaagagaaatatgGGATTAGGCTGAACTTAATCATTGtccattctttttaattttggccaaatatatatatattaggggGCAAATTTATTCCTTAATACTTAAAGTTCCGTTTTAGTCTctcaaattttctaatttctaatcttattcaTTTGACTAAATGACTCATCtatttatataagaaaaattaGCCTAATAAAAGAAGGAAATAATCTTCAATCAAATCtttaaataaaccaaaataaagGAGAAATAGTTTCCTAATCTAGTAAAATACAACACTACCCTAACTTTAATAAATTACAACTTCTCCTCGAGATGGGTGGTATATATTATACAAACCCAACTTGCCTATTCAAATCTTAAAATGTAGGTCTTAATAAAAAGTTTTGCAAGTATATCTGCTAATATGATGCTTAGTAGGAACATAGTTGAGGTAAACCACTTCGTTGTTGACCTTTTTTAGATGAAGTGTCAATCAATTTCAACATGTTTTGTTCGATCATGATGAACTGGATTTTTTGTGATACTTATTGCAGCTTGATTGTCACACATCATCTATGTTGATAATGGACTCTCTTCATCCATCTACATCCACAACAATCAATGCCCATAATACACGAAAAACtttagtttaaggtttaaaactCGAAATACTACAAAAATTTTTAGAAGAACATACAGAAGACACTAAAAGCACTCAAAAAGTCTTTACAAACCACATGCTAAtccaaaatacataaataacaAGTCAAGCTATCACAATACAATATCGAGTTAAAAATCGGACCAGCATACAAATCATCTATTTATCTTTCTTCATTTCTCTACTGGGGTTGCATGATAATTTCTCTGGttattttttatacaaattgGGGAGAAAAAGATAATTCTATTTAAGTGTGAAATTAAGGTAATTTTTAGATAGAATCTAGAAAAATAGCAACAAATcactataaaaaatgaaattgaatcaCTTCTAAaagttttagaatttaaattaacaaaaccactaagttatagttttaattgattaaaaaattatttgatatttaccTCAAAATTTATCACAAATTTTAGAAAGTTCTGCATAATTCAACCTTAGTATAAGGGCTTTTTAACCTTGTGAATCAGGCCGCTTTTCATCTCTCTTGTTGTAATTGTAAAGATCAATCTTTGAATGTTGTAATACACTCAATCTCTTGCTGGGCTAAAACGCTTATGATTATGTGAGAGAGAAATTAGAGATCAAGCTAGACTGTGGACTTCTCATGGTATAAGACGATCAGTTTGGTCCCAACTTAAATATAACCTTCAAATCACATACCTCTAGATCGCTTATCTTCAAATCACATACCGCTAGATCGCTAACTCATGTCAACTGAGGTGTACTCTAAATATGCTTATTATCTACTTCcagattgaaaacaaaaattataaaatgaacATAGTTGATGTGAGAGTTCAATAAAGAGAGTTAAATAAGCTAACGGCCAAAAATACGATTATATATAGAGAAGTACCGAATTCCAATTTGCTTGCGATTGCTGGATTTCTTGAAATAACCACACAACTTGGAAAAGAAATCGACAAAGTCTTACATTACAAATACGTTATTTTCACCAACAAGAAGAGAAGGGAAGCAAAAGGAACTGTTTTGGTGGTGATTTTCACTTTTCAGAGCTTGGACAATTCCCTTGGATGATGTATCACAATATAGTTGTAGGCATCTAAGGTCAGAAAATCATCCAAACTTGGAGCTGTGCATTGCCTTGTGAACATCTTGCAAGCCTCTTTGTACATTCCCTTTTTGAATCTCTCTTTCCCAACTTCCCTTTCAATCCTTTCCATTTCTTCTTCCACCACTCTCCCAAACAGTTCCTTGTTCACTCTCACACCAAGCCCATCTCCATCCAATTCCACTCCATACTTTAGCCATTGCCAGTTTTGAACCCTGCTGATTTCTGCTGTGGCTGCATCTTCCATAAGGTTGTATAGAGGCACAGAGCCAGCTCCGGTTAACCATGCGGCTAGGTACTGAATTCCAACTCGGGTGTTCAAGCGAAGCCCTTCCATTGTACGAACGCCCCTCGGTCGCTGTAAGAGGTCTTCCTCGTTCAAGGTTGCAGCATCGTCACGGCTCATGGACCGGATTTGGTTGGGGGCATTCCCCATGTTGTTGGTGAAGACTTCCATACAGGCTGGGATTAGTCCTGGGTGTGCTGCCCATGTTCCATCATGTCCTGCCTTTACCTCCCGCAATTTGTCCTTCCTCACTAGCTCAAGTGCTACCTCATTTGCCTTCGGATCGTCTCTAATCGGAATTTGAGCAGCCTATACAAAAGGTAGCTGTCAAAACTCTGGATGTGAAGTCTAATTAGATGCAACATTGTGCATTATACATACCATGCCTCCCATGGCGTGCACACCACGCCTGTGACAAGTCCTGATGAGGAGATCAGAATAGCTCCTCATGAAATGTTGGGTCATGCCGACTTGGACCCGATCAGGTAATAGACGATCGGGGTGAGCCTGGAAGGTCTTGACATAGCTGAATATGTAATCCCATCTACCACAGTTCAATCCCACAGAGTGATCCCTCAACTCATAAAGTATTTCATCCATTTGAAACACTGCTGGAAGTGTTTCAATTAGCACGGTGGCCCTGATGCTGCCCCTCTCTAACCCTGCCATCTTCTCTGCCCTCTCAAATACACTGTTCCATATTTTAGCTTCCCTACACATCACATATTAGACAGTTTGTAAGATTGTGATGCAATTGGTGAATGTATAAGGCCAAATTCATGGCCAAACAAGAAAAGTCCATCTCTAAGTTGAGAGAACTCTCTAAGAACAACATTGTATTTCAAAATCATACTTCAAAAGCTCTCTATTACATGGCTAAACAATAAGATAAGTAACTTACTAATTCTAAAGTACTAATTAAACactaattaatctaaataaacaactaaacaaATATCAACTAAAATATACTACTAATTATCTAATACTTCTTCTAATCAAATTGTTTGAATGTTGTTATCTGAATCTATTACGACCCCAGTAAAAAGGCCCTAGAATCTAGCTTTTAAAGAGACTTTTTTTTGTTGGTCTTAGATGATTAGATCAGGTTTATATGATCTATACTTTGCAGACACGATTGTAGAATTCCACTCTTTTGTACTGATTTTCAACAGAGAGTAATTTTTATCCTCAAACTAACGTCTATTTTTCAGGGGTTTTCATTCTTTACATATAGTTATCTTCTAGCCTATTTTACCAGAGACCATTATGCATCATCTACAAGAGATTCTCATTGCAAACACAGCTCAATTTCTCAGAAAAACTTGCCAAATTGGTTACAgaataaaatttggatgaagttttaCCTAGAGTGCTCCATTTTGGGAAGGTAAAAGAAAGGGCCATAACCTTGACCTTGAGAGCGACGAAAATTAGCATGATTGTGGAAAAAGTAGAGCCCAAAATCCACAAGACAGCCGGTGGCAGGCTCGCCGTCGATGAAGATATGAGCCTCAGGCAAGTGCCAACCTCGAGGGCGGACAAAGAGCTTGGCTATCTGATCATTCAGCTTATAAACCCTGTTTCTAATTCTGTCATGGAAGCTTATAGTCCCATCTACTGCATCCTTAAGATTAATTTGCCCTCTCATCAGATTCTCCCAGTTTGGTGACAGTGCATCTTCAAAGTCCGCCTGTTTcgattttgatttgttttttcaTCAAACTACATTCTcttaaaatatacaaacaaACTCTTAGAAGGGAAAATAAGAGAGAACAGACCATGAAAACTTTAGCTCCAGAATTGAGTGCATTGATGATCATCTTCCGCTCCACAGGTCCAGTGATCTCCACCCTCCGATCAGCAACTGCTGGCGGGACTGGGGCACATGTCCATTCAGAATTCCTTATATACTTAGTCGCTGGATCAAACCCCGGCAACGCCCCTTCATTATACCTCCTCTTGGCTTCTCTGCGGCATTCCATCGAATACTTGATGTGGTTTCTGAAAGTTCTTTGTAAATCAGCCACAAACAGCACGGCTTCCTTGTTGAGAATTTTGGCAAATTCTTCATCATAGCGTCCTCGAATGTCCACTCCCTCTGGAACATCGTAGCCTCTGCTACCCTTCTTCGTTACTACTGATGCAGAATACATTCCAAGTGATCCCATATTCTTGCTCTTCTATCTTCTTCCTCAAGTGAAATCTATTCGGTGGCTTTGTAGAGCAAAGGTGTCCGTATAAATATGAAGCACAATTTTGTGGGTCTTTCTGAGTAGGATAGGAACGTTGAAGATTATCGTTATGGAGGTTCATGGCGTATTCTAATGCAAGATAATACTGGATGACGCAAAAAACGATAGCAACCCAATCCATCATTTATTGAGTTCCGTGCCAACATTGGGAACTGCAATAGCGTGAATCAAGATGATGATATGGTGGGTTTTGTCGGTTTCGTAAGAAGAAATggagaagaagagaaatggagaaaCAGAGAGGATGGTTTCGTGACATAATGGAGAAgcagagaaaatgaagaaagagaagggATAGGGTTTCATGAGAGAgggaaggaagaagatgaatgatGAGATTCAGAGTTGCGAGAGGAGAAACAcagaataaaaataattattatttataaattcaaaGTATATTTGTACCCATGGTTTTGggaattaaagagttttaccgtTATTTTTACCCATCATCCCACCCATGCACAAGTTTTCTTAAATGGATATTgaaattcattcaattttaattctaattttaggttatatataaaaaaatttactatcaattttaaaaacatattcccatattttattttcttacataaaattattattattatttagtaaattataataaaaattaatttagagaaattaaatttaagatttattacaTATAAGAAACACTAAAATGGAATACTCTTAGTAGAATGGAGACGTTATTTTAACCTATAAAATTTATGGAGAGGTGGTTGGTTATTAACATTTCTTTAATCCAAATGTCATTTCATGCTCTCCACGTGTCTCTTCCTAAAATCCTCAATTTTTCCTCTCTCACTTCActtaatacaatataaattggaaaaaatttgaaatgtatTGTACCTTTGCATAATATTTAAGAAAGTATTGTAGTTTTGAACATGCGACCTCCTTTGAGGTCACAAGTTCAACTTgcgactaatttttttttttaaaaaaaaaatatatatacatacgcTTTTCGGTTCCTtttcttaaaaacaaaaacatataccatatatatttttttaattgtaaaagTATGTAACACTTTTTCCATCTTTAACCATTCTAAATTTGAGAGatattatagaaaataataaattttcaatacttcatctttaatattaaaattatggtCATGACTATTATTAGATTTGTATTAGTTAAAGATGTTGTAAGATATCATTATCTCAAAACTATTGTCCAGAatgagaaaataataaaatgtcatcaatacaataattttttttttttttcctactgCTGAC encodes:
- the LOC120082495 gene encoding adenylate kinase 4, with product MAANSAAVALEDVPSVDLMTELLRRMKCSSKPDKRLILIGPPGSGKGTQSPIIKDDYCLCHLATGDMLRAAVAAKTPLGVKAKEAMDKGELVSDDLVVGIIDEAMKKPSCQKGFILDGFPRTVVQAQKLDEVLEKQGVKVDKVLNFAIDDAILEERITGRWIHPSSGRSYHTKFAPPKTPGVDDATGEPLIQRKDDTAAVLKSRLEAFHKQTEPVIEYYAKKGIVANLHAEKPPKEVTAEVQKVLSS
- the LOC120083204 gene encoding malate synthase, glyoxysomal, producing MGSLGMYSASVVTKKGSRGYDVPEGVDIRGRYDEEFAKILNKEAVLFVADLQRTFRNHIKYSMECRREAKRRYNEGALPGFDPATKYIRNSEWTCAPVPPAVADRRVEITGPVERKMIINALNSGAKVFMADFEDALSPNWENLMRGQINLKDAVDGTISFHDRIRNRVYKLNDQIAKLFVRPRGWHLPEAHIFIDGEPATGCLVDFGLYFFHNHANFRRSQGQGYGPFFYLPKMEHSREAKIWNSVFERAEKMAGLERGSIRATVLIETLPAVFQMDEILYELRDHSVGLNCGRWDYIFSYVKTFQAHPDRLLPDRVQVGMTQHFMRSYSDLLIRTCHRRGVHAMGGMAAQIPIRDDPKANEVALELVRKDKLREVKAGHDGTWAAHPGLIPACMEVFTNNMGNAPNQIRSMSRDDAATLNEEDLLQRPRGVRTMEGLRLNTRVGIQYLAAWLTGAGSVPLYNLMEDAATAEISRVQNWQWLKYGVELDGDGLGVRVNKELFGRVVEEEMERIEREVGKERFKKGMYKEACKMFTRQCTAPSLDDFLTLDAYNYIVIHHPRELSKL